The genomic DNA CAATAACTCATCCGCATAATTAGTAATCCTTAAAAACCATTGCTTTAATAATTTTTTTTCAACTAGTGCCCCAGATCTCCAAGATTTACCTTCTGAGTCAACTTGTTCATTCGCTAAAACTGTATTATCTATAGGATCCCAATTAACTTCAGATTCCTTTTGATATACAAGACCTGCCTTGTTTAACTCTAAAAATAGATATTGTGTCCAAACATAATAATTTTCATCACAAGTTGCAAATTCTCTATCCCAATCAACTGATAGTCCCAAAAGCTTTAATTGTGACTTCATATGAGAAATATTTTTTTTAGTCCAGACACTTGGACTAATTCCTCTTTCAATCGCTGCATTCTCAGCAGGCAAACCAAAAGCGTCCCAACCCATTGGATGTAAAACAGATTTGCCATTAAACCTTTGGAACCGAGCTATTAAGTCTGTAATAACATAATTCCTAACATGTCCCATATGAAGATTACCTGAAGGGTAGGGAAACATTGATAAGGCATAAAATTTATCGCTATTCTCAGTTAATTCTTCGGTTTTGTATAAATTGTTTTCTGTCCATATTGACTGCCATTTTTTTTCTATTTCAGATGGATTATATAAATTGGTATCAGTCTCATATTGTTTATCGGAAGAAATCACTTAATTTTTATTTATTAAATTATTATTTTAATATCCATTGTATAAAATAGAAATAGATTGTTAAAAGGAATAATTTATAATTAGAATTTAAAATATATTATCTACAAATGAAAAATATAACTTTTGAAAAATATCAAGGTAACGGAAATGATTTCGTAGTAATTGATTCTAGAGGAAATGATTTATATAAAAATTACAAGACAAATAAAATATTTGATATAAAACAAATTTGCAACAGGCAATTTGGTATTGGAGCAGATGGTGTGATTTTTATAGAAGAACCTAATGAAGATAATTATGCAAAAATGATAATCTTTAATTCTGATGGTTCTGAAGCACAAATGTGTGGAAACGGAATTAGGTGTTTAGTTGAGTATCTCCACGTAAATGATTCAATGAATAATAAAAATATAGAATATAAAATTGAGACTAAAGCAGGTTTAAAAATAGCAAAATATATAAATGATGAAATTACAGTAAAAATGGGAGTTCCAATTTTAGAAAGTAAAAATATTCCAACAACAATTGAAAAAAAAATCAATTCAATTCCTTCACACGAATTTGTTGAGAAAAATTTTAATAATAAAGGTTATGCAGTAGGGATGGGAAATCCTCATTTAATATTCTTTGTACAAGATTTAGATTCCATTGCTTTTTCTACACTTGGGCCAATATTTGAAAATAATGAATTATTTCCAGAAAAAACTAATGTTCATTTTTGTCAAATCCTAAATAG from Prochlorococcus marinus str. GP2 includes the following:
- the dapF gene encoding diaminopimelate epimerase, producing the protein MKNITFEKYQGNGNDFVVIDSRGNDLYKNYKTNKIFDIKQICNRQFGIGADGVIFIEEPNEDNYAKMIIFNSDGSEAQMCGNGIRCLVEYLHVNDSMNNKNIEYKIETKAGLKIAKYINDEITVKMGVPILESKNIPTTIEKKINSIPSHEFVEKNFNNKGYAVGMGNPHLIFFVQDLDSIAFSTLGPIFENNELFPEKTNVHFCQILNRDNIKVKVWERGAGPTLACGTGACAIHVAAYKLGLCNSLTIVSLPGGKLKIDWSKDDSEVMMTGNAKKVFSGSILIN